In Carya illinoinensis cultivar Pawnee chromosome 7, C.illinoinensisPawnee_v1, whole genome shotgun sequence, the following are encoded in one genomic region:
- the LOC122317143 gene encoding pentatricopeptide repeat-containing protein At5g27460, which yields MADRSLFASLKRIKHQLGATIQWRAICSRSSPLARCASGKDDLRSDILKLKFPRGNATSLLQNHLDQGHKLSLSELRRITRELLKYKRYHDALQILTWIETQNSFRMSPADHAVKVDLIIKVHGLREAEDYFTRLTETASRKASCLPLLQCYVKERDTEKAELLMVKLNELGLIVSPHAFNEMMKLYMATSQGKKVSLVIQQMKWNNIPRNVLSYNLWMVACGEVSGVSSAEMVYKEIANDKTVQVGWSTLSTLANVYIKAGLFDKAILVLKNAENKLSTCNRLGYFFLVTQYASLNNKEGVMRLWEGSKAVGGRITCANYMCVLSCMVKLGDLVEAERIFVEWESSCQSYDIRVSNILLGAYVRSGMIDKAESLHLRTLERGGRPNYKTWEILTEGRVKSQNMEKAIKAMKKGFAMLKHCDWRPSHDILMAMVDHFEEHGNLEDANWFIRLIHRFGLASLPSYKSLLRMHLCARRPASDILKMMEKDKIEIDDETSALVQALNV from the exons ATGGCGGACCGCTCGCTCTTCGCCAGTCTTAAACG CATCAAACATCAATTGGGAGCAACAATTCAGTGGAGAGCGATATGCTCCCGCTCGTCGCCGCTTGCACGATGTGCCAGCGGCAAGGACGACCTTAGGAGCGATATTTTGAAACTGAAATTCCCCAGAGGGAACGCCACCTCCTTGCTTCAAAACCATTTGGACCAGGGCCATAAGCTCTCGCTCTCGGAACTTCGACGCATTACCAGAGAACTCCTGAAATATAAGCGCTATCACGACGCCCTTCAG ATCTTGACATGGATAGAAACACAGAACAGTTTCCGAATGTCACCGGCCGATCATGCTGTAAAAGTGGATTTAATCATCAAAGTGCATGGTCTAAGAGAGGCTGAAGACTATTTTACACGTTTAACTGAAACTGCTTCACGGAAAGCTTCCTGTCTCCCTCTTCTTCAGTGTTATGTCAAAGAGAGGGACACTGAAAAAGCAGAGCTTCTAATGGTGAAGCTGAATGAATTGGGGCTCATTGTGAGCCCTCATGCTTTCAATGAAATGATGAAATTGTATATGGCCACATCTCAAGGAAAGAAAGTGTCCCTTGTGATTCAGCAAATGAAGTGGAACAATATACCTCGAAATGTTCTGTCCTACAACCTTTGGATGGTTGCGTGTGGTGAGGTATCGGGGGTCTCTTCGGCGGAAATGGTTTACAAAGAAATAGCGAATGATAAGACCGTACAAGTAGGATGGAGCACCCTTTCTACTTTAGCTAATGTGTACATAAAAGCAGGGCTTTTTGACAAAGCTATTTTGGTCCTCAAGAATGCTGAAAATAAGCTATCTACATGTAACCGCCTTGGTTATTTCTTCCTTGTTACACAATATGCCTCTTTGAACAATAAGGAGGGAGTTATGAGGTTGTGGGAAGGTAGTAAAGCAGTAGGTGGGAGAATCACATGCGCCAATTATATGTGTGTACTATCATGTATGGTAAAGCTAGGCGATCTTGTAGAGGCCGAAAGAATTTTTGTGGAATGGGAATCTAGTTGCCAGAGTTATGACATTAGAGTCTCCAATATCCTTCTAGGTGCTTATGTACGGAGTGGAATGATAGACAAAGCTGAGTCATTACATCTCCGCACATTGGAGAGAGGCGGACGTCCAAATTATAAGACATGGGAGATACTCACAGAGGGACGGGTGAAAAGCCAAAACATGGAAAAAGCCATTAAGGCCATGAAGAAAGGGTTTGCCATGTTGAAGCATTGTGATTGGAGGCCGTCACACGATATTCTAATGGCCATGGTAGATCATTTTGAGGAGCATGGAAATCTTGAAGATGCCAATTGGTTCATTAGGCTTATCCATCGTTTTGGTCTTGCGAGTTTACCTTCTTATAAATCATTGCTCAGAATGCACCTTTGTGCTAGGAGACCAGCTTCTGACATCCTTAAAATGATGGAAAAGGACAAAATTGAGATAGATGATGAGACTTCTGCCCTTGTTCAAGCATTAAATGTGTAA